A window of Pseudodesulfovibrio hydrargyri contains these coding sequences:
- a CDS encoding HD domain-containing phosphohydrolase, with amino-acid sequence MKPRILLVDDEPNVLSALRRQLRELYEVDVQSVPAEALKRLDRTKPYAAAVSDFKMPGMNGIEFLNELKTLSPDTTRLMLTGYADLDNAIRAVNDGNIFRFLTKPCERDNLLQNVADAVRQYELVTAKRVLLEKTLKGSVDLLSEITAMVNPHAGERINRVRRYVRYFAEKKEFKDLWRYDIAAMLCQLGTLILPPGTLETLETGGELTPEQVQLWEMHPVIAQSLVSKLPRLNSIADMIAYQLKGFDGTGTPRDNLKEEDIPIGGRILKVALDYDMARQREENPQKAFLSMEKTIEEYDPELMYYLEGMLGVEARYAIRTVTLQELIPGMVLHEDVVSRQGALLVRKSLELTKDKIDRMHMFAEKVGIPETFTVLVPETVD; translated from the coding sequence ATGAAGCCGCGCATCCTGCTCGTCGACGACGAGCCCAACGTCCTCTCCGCCCTGCGCCGCCAGCTGCGCGAACTGTACGAGGTCGACGTGCAATCCGTCCCGGCCGAAGCCCTGAAGCGCCTGGACCGGACCAAGCCCTATGCCGCGGCCGTCTCGGACTTCAAGATGCCGGGCATGAACGGCATCGAGTTCCTCAACGAGCTCAAGACCCTGAGCCCGGACACCACCCGGCTGATGCTGACCGGATACGCGGACCTGGACAACGCCATCCGCGCGGTCAACGACGGCAACATCTTCCGCTTCCTGACCAAACCGTGCGAGCGCGACAACCTGCTCCAGAACGTGGCCGACGCGGTCCGCCAGTACGAACTGGTCACGGCCAAGCGGGTCCTGCTGGAAAAGACCCTCAAGGGCAGCGTGGACCTGCTCAGCGAGATCACCGCCATGGTCAACCCCCACGCGGGCGAGCGCATCAACCGCGTGCGCCGCTACGTGCGCTATTTCGCCGAGAAGAAGGAATTCAAGGACCTGTGGCGCTATGACATCGCGGCCATGCTCTGCCAGCTCGGCACGCTCATCCTGCCTCCCGGCACCCTGGAGACCCTGGAGACCGGCGGGGAACTGACCCCCGAGCAGGTGCAGCTGTGGGAGATGCATCCGGTCATCGCCCAGAGCCTGGTGAGCAAGCTGCCCCGGCTTAATTCCATAGCGGACATGATCGCCTACCAGCTCAAGGGGTTCGACGGCACGGGCACCCCGCGCGACAACCTCAAGGAGGAGGACATCCCCATTGGCGGGCGCATCCTCAAGGTCGCCCTGGACTACGACATGGCACGGCAGCGCGAGGAAAACCCGCAAAAGGCCTTCCTGAGCATGGAAAAGACCATTGAGGAGTACGACCCCGAACTGATGTACTATCTCGAGGGCATGCTCGGGGTGGAGGCCCGCTACGCCATCCGCACCGTGACCCTCCAAGAACTCATCCCGGGCATGGTCCTGCACGAGGACGTGGTCTCCAGGCAGGGGGCCCTGCTGGTGCGCAAGAGCCTGGAGCTGACCAAGGACAAGATAGACCGCATGCACATGTTCGCGGAAAAGGTCGGCATCCCCGAGACCTTCACCGTGCTCGTGCCGGAGACCGTGGACTGA